The genomic DNA GCCGCCTGCGCCTCCCGCTCGCGCGCAACGCGCTTCCGGAAATTTTCGAACTCGGCGGCAAGGTAGGCCAGCTGTTCCTTCAGCTTCGCCGCATCGCCGGTCTCAGCGGGCTCCCCGGCGCTCGCCGGCCCCCCGTCGACATCCTCCCCGGTCGAACCCTCCGCCACGGCTTCCGCCGGCAGCGATTCTTTTTCCCTGTCTTCCATCCCTTTCCTCTCTCGTTGAAATCGCGCGGAAAATCCGGGCGGGCTTACCGTCGCGTCGGCCCTAACGGTCCTCGAACATCGTGGTGAGCAGGCTCGCGGCGTACTCGACCAGCGGGATCACCCGGGAGTAGTCCATCCGGACGGGCCCGATGAGGCCGATGCTCCCCACGGAGGAGGCGCCCTGCCGGTACCCCGAGGCGACCACCGAGATGTCCGGAAGCTCTTCCACCGTGTTTTCGACCCCGACGGACACCTGGATCACCCGACTCTCCATCGCCCGGTCGAGCAGGCGGAAGATCACGCTCTTCTCCTCGAAGGCGCGCAGAATCCGCTTCAGGCGGTGGACGTCCTCGGAGAACTCGGGCTGTTCGAGGATGTTGGCGCGTCCCTCGATGAAGACCTCGCCGGGAGCGGCGTCCGCGAGCGCCCGGGCGCCCATCGTGAGGGCACGCCCCATCACCCGGTCGTACCGGGCCTTCTCCTTGCCGAGCTCGGCGAGGATCCGGGCGCGCAACTGCGGCAGCGTCCGCCCCTCCGCCAGCTCGTTGAGGTAGGCGCTGATCTTCTCGAGCTCGTCTCCGGAGAGGTCCGGCTCGCCCTCGATCAGCCGGTGCTGAACCCATCCGCTGCGCATCACCGTGACCAGGAGGATCCTCTCCGCCCCCGCGCGCATGAGGCTCACGGAGCGCAGGACCTGCTGTTCCGGCGAGGAAACCACGACGACGCTCGCCTGGCGGGCAAGGTTCGACAGCAGGCGGCTGACCTGCCGCACCAGCTCGTCCGCCGGGCCGTTCCCTTCGCCCGCCGCGCGGTGCAGCTGGTCCATCTCGCCACGGGCGAGGATTTGCCGGGACAGGAGGTGGTCGATGTAGTACCGGAATCCCGCGCCGGTGGGGACGCGACCCGCGGAGGTGTGCGGCTGGGCGAGATACCCCGCCTCCTCGAGGTCCGCCATGATGTTGCGGATCGTCGCGGGCGAAAGAACCCGCCCCATCTTCTTGGAGATGGTCCTCGACCCGACCGGCTCCGCCGTGGCGATGTAATCCTCGACGATGTGGCGCAGGACCCGAGTCGTGCGACCGTCCATCCCGGAAGCCATTTCACCTTCTCCGCGAACGAGTTAGCACTCC from Deltaproteobacteria bacterium CG2_30_66_27 includes the following:
- a CDS encoding heat-inducible transcription repressor HrcA, whose translation is MASGMDGRTTRVLRHIVEDYIATAEPVGSRTISKKMGRVLSPATIRNIMADLEEAGYLAQPHTSAGRVPTGAGFRYYIDHLLSRQILARGEMDQLHRAAGEGNGPADELVRQVSRLLSNLARQASVVVVSSPEQQVLRSVSLMRAGAERILLVTVMRSGWVQHRLIEGEPDLSGDELEKISAYLNELAEGRTLPQLRARILAELGKEKARYDRVMGRALTMGARALADAAPGEVFIEGRANILEQPEFSEDVHRLKRILRAFEEKSVIFRLLDRAMESRVIQVSVGVENTVEELPDISVVASGYRQGASSVGSIGLIGPVRMDYSRVIPLVEYAASLLTTMFEDR